The region AGGAGAGGGGGCAAATAACACTTTTAGGAGAACGTTCGTCAACTCATTTCAAGCCTATCCATTATCTACATAGATTTCCAACAACTTCTGTGCGTATAAGTCACAAAATTAATCCCTTTTGACTTACCATTTGGAGGTTTTGATTTTATAGgttaatatttatgatatgCCGTTgatctttaaatttatttttctatcattTGAGATGATCTAATCACTattctttcttaattttatatttttgactcTTGACTTATCgactatgaaaaaaatcaatcattcCCTTTGTGGAGATAACAACTGttaatttttcctttaattCTTCTCTTTCATGCTCTTATCTGATACAGTTTCAATGATTTAAGGTGGTAACCACTTCATAGATTTAAGTACTTAGACAGCTCTTTTCTGATTTAATAACATCTCTAACTCAATTACATTATTTCTTTTTAGCTATGATTTCATCTACAGTCATCCTCATTAAATTCAGTTCATGCAGGAAGAACAACACCTCAATAAAGTTGAAAGGATatgatattaaatttatttagtcATAACAGCATGAAGAAACAAGTCTATCACACTGCAGAGTATTGCTCAGTAGGCATCTTGATGAGGCCGGCAGAGTCAGGGGTGCATGGATGGAGCATGTTGCTGGTGAACGGATAGAACCACACCTCGTCATGACATGTAGTTTCTGTGTTGAAAGGGCAACTGATGATAGACTTGCCGTCTTTAGAGATGCAGAAGTTTATCTTTGAAAGCAATGATTTTCTTGGCTGCCAAATTGGCCACCAAGTATTGACGCACTCAATATGGGTTGACAAGCCATAGTTGACCCGGAGAGCATTCTGGATATCTTGGAGCTTGTATCTGGTTGAAGATGAGGGGACAATTCGGTTAACATCAAGGACCTCAAGCAAGTTGACATGATAGGAGATATTGAGTGCAGTCTGTATGTAGTCATGCTGGTTGAGGTTTGAGCACTGGCCATAAGTGCACCATGTTTTCTTCCAGTTTTTGAGCCCGTTGTTAGATGGGCAGCTCAAGTCGCTCCAGTGTGCGTAGAGTTC is a window of Dioscorea cayenensis subsp. rotundata cultivar TDr96_F1 chromosome 5, TDr96_F1_v2_PseudoChromosome.rev07_lg8_w22 25.fasta, whole genome shotgun sequence DNA encoding:
- the LOC120260771 gene encoding ribonuclease 3-like, with protein sequence MAVRSKALILFPLFITILCLSFPATATSSSDVDFLYLTLTWPGTLCTSEKCCMPTTGEPALDFMVEDIKTYNNQTGEIVKNCKKTCQFYVNMMKDYINELYAHWSDLSCPSNNGLKNWKKTWCTYGQCSNLNQHDYIQTALNISYHVNLLEVLDVNRIVPSSSTRYKLQDIQNALRVNYGLSTHIECVNTWWPIWQPRKSLLSKINFCISKDGKSIISCPFNTETTCHDEVWFYPFTSNMLHPCTPDSAGLIKMPTEQYSAV